The genomic DNA tatataattcttacCAATTCTCTTATATAAGGTGGCTGGGAATATTTTGATCCGACTGTATCGAGTTTTGGTATTACGATATATCATTACCAGAAAGAGATGTTCTCTAAATTTCATTTAGAAAGTCGAGGTTTGAAAAtccgtatattaggtatatgaggaagtattgccctgatttcatctattttaggGATGATAGCCCAATTGTGTATGATAGAAATTTGAttaacctcacacaccaaatttggttgaaattagtctAGTAGTTCCTTAAATATAGGATTCCACTTAAAGATGGGCGGTCCCACGCcaattgtcaaatttttacacctgctcctataaagcttttCCCTACCATCTTGGTTGTGTATCTTAATGCTAGTGTCGCATTTATACAGTgagttatcacacttttagtagttttcaacataaccgttatatggggagtcggcggagttattatctgattttacgcATCGTATGAAGAAGTGGTAAAAATACTTCttttcagcaagtttggttgagtaAGCTTCAGGGGTTCGAAAGATATTTGACCATTTATGAAGCGGGGCTACTGCCACTTGGTGGGCCCAATGGTGTCCCTCGCTACTGCAATCCTCTGTaccaaattatagttttgtatcgtaatttagtgcttagttatggcacttcaTAGGTTTTCGTATAATAGCTTTTTGTGAGCGTGGCTGTGGTTTGACTTCGTCCATCTGCTTCCTTAAAAGTAGCATttgtagcaagtttcatcaaaatatcctaatttttactcaaaatatcgcttgcacggatagacggacggacaaacggtcaactcgtctcgtcatcctgatcatttaaatatatgtacataactccatatttatctcgattagtttaatgtgatacaaacaaccgtcagGTGATCAAACCTATTATACTCGTACTCTATAGAAACATATTGCGTTACGAAAGAATTCATTATTCGCTACTCTACAAAAttatgaatggattacaattatatttgtattttattaacttgtACGATAGGTAGTAGACTCATTTAGTTTCTATACTACATTTTGCTCCTGGTctaagatatttatattaaaattaaccttaaattaaatatatttgctttatgAGGAAAACATCGACAAGAGGGCAATATCACTTTCAtttatattcagcgctaaacaacattattttacaaaaaacttggccacttaatttcatttaagtCTCACACATATCAAATTTTCGACATaaacggtataaagccaactgcTAGTTCGAAattatatattggatatatggAAGATAGAGGAAGTATTTACcccattttatctatttttgccacAATGGCATTTATTATCGGGAAAATACTGTctgtgaatttcaaatatatatatgtatatcatagagagtgaaataatcagatgttCTCAGTTGTAAGTTAAAATGTAAGATGGGAAAGTGTGGCAAATCTTAAAcaacaaatttggttgagtagttcctgagatataggattttagTTAAAGGTAGGCGGTACCACGGTTGGCAATTTTCGCACTGACGGAAGAGGTAGCGAAAAGATCTTGAGATAATTTGATTGATATAGCTCTAATAGTTTGTGAGATTTGTGTTTTAAACCTGTAGAGGGCGGGACCCACACTCTCTTTAGAAgttttcaaaccacagatgcTCTTTCTTAATGCGAAACGTTGtactaaattacaattttgtggTCGTGGGATTGGGCGGATTCccctcatctgcaataccaccCTTCTCATGGTCCCAAGAAACATTTGGGACAAAtctaagatatctaaatttttagccaagttatcgcttgcacagatggacagacagatagTCATTTGAAATTCTACTGGTCTTCATtcggatcatttatatatacataactctatatctatctcgattagttttagttgatacaaataacacgtgaacaaaacttttagaCTTGGTAGAAACGTGTTTTGAGGGTATAAAACAGTTCTATTTCGATAATATTGGTTATTGACTCTCgatttatttaatgtaaaacGAAAGAATCAGGAATTTAAAagtgcaatacatatatatattgagatATAAGGTTTCTCCAAAAGGtgtgcggtgccacgcccattgtctaattttgacacCGCTTCTTATGAGGCGTTACAATTCCCACAGTAGCCAGTTCTACGTTACAAATCGACCACGATTTAATCCAGTCAAGAGCTGTTATTTCGATGATTTAACCTTGTTTAGATCGATAAGTAATAAATCAACTTTGTTACCACTAGAGCAACTCTTAGCAATTTTCCATCTAAACTCCACCTGAGTTAGGTGTAACACATGCAAAGGATGGAAGATTCTTAATAATATTGAGGTATGTGCCAAGGCCACCAAGTCCCACCCCCAATCTTCATACCGCTCCGCCAGTTCCGTGAAACTGAAATACATCGGAACATTACGTCACTCAGGTGCAACTCTGCATATAACATTTTCCCAAATTTTTGTGATCTATTTTGGGCGGGTGAGACATAACTTCCAagccgctgttttccaaatagatTTTAACCGGTAAAGTGTTTATGTGTTGtaaaattattgcctcgtgtcTAGTCGCTAATTCCGGTCGTTTTTCGGCAAGCGCTTGCTTTAATTAGACGAACTGTTGTCGGTAACGGTCTCCAATAATGGTCTCACGGATATTCGGGTTTACCGTTGATCGCCAGTCGTAATCAGATGCAAATGACTTTTTTATATAGCATTTCTGATATGTAAAATCGTCTTTCAACGTCTATGGGCTTCAATTCAAATAGCAAAGCTCTCGAGCTCTTATGATTATTACGAAGGTGAGAATTCCCGAAGTTCTAAGAGAAATACGTGCTATAGTGAACTAAGAGGAATTTGTTGAAGGAGATTGGGTTTTGTTATAGAACCCACAACGAAATAAAGGGCTAAATTACAGTGTAGTTGGGACCGACCATATCACCAATCATCGTGTAGTGtgtcgcatacagaccattggaaggcCTAGGAATAAAACAAAGGTAGTTCATCTGGAACTTCTTGAAGCGTTAGGTACCGCAAAGATGTATAATCGGAATGATCCGACTTAGGTGGATGGCATTGTGGCGAATACGAATGCCAGAACAAaacagaatcgacgataaattgtcaGCGTAGTTGTTAGACCCTTTATATtaggttggcaactaagtaattgcggatttcactcatagattgcttcagttgaatttttaggtttgctggcgtagtccaaatgtaaaacacattttgttatttgatagttggcaattcagctctcaatcagtaaaaaaagatttttgatcggttgcgtaattttcgtttggcgttcgttgaaaaatggaagatcaaaaggaacatgttcgtcatattttgcttttttattttcgcaaagtaAAAAACGCATCGCAAACTCACAAAAAGTTATTTGCTGTTTATGGAGACaaagccataaaagaacggcagtgtcaaaattggtttgccaaaatttcgttctggtgatttttcactcaaagatgaaaaacgctctagtcgtccagttgaagttgatgacgacctaatcaaagcaataatcgattcgaatcgtcacagtacaacacttgagattgcagagaagcttcaggtatcacgCACATGCAtagaaaatcacttaaaacttggctatgttcaaaaactcgatacatgggttcctcacgaactgaaagaaacacatttaacgcaacgcattaacagctgcgatttgctaaagaaacgtaatgaaaattaaccatttttaaaacgaatgataactggcgatgaaaaatgggttgctTACAACAATATCGAGTGGAAAAGATCGTGGAGTAGGCCAGGTTaaccagctcaaacaacatcaaaagctggtattcatcaaaagaagattttgttatcagtttggtgggattataaaggaattgtctactttgaactcttaccacccaaccgaacgatcaattctgttgtctacattgaacgaaattaaacaatgcatCTGCAATAtccatttttcacaaaaaatgtttGTCGCAATGAAGCTTATTTTTGCTTGATTGGAtacgttaataaaaaaaaaaatgttgcatttgCTTGAAATTCACTCGGTAGTGAATTTCAGAACCTGCCTGACCCAATGATTTGTGTAAGATTTGCTcacgtttatttttaaatctttattttcattttacattacaaaaatcagaaaatatgaaacaaagtaacagatatatttttattgaaaaataagtaAGCATTGAAGTAAACAGAGACAAATGTTGAGAACATATATTATatcctcctaggaacatcaagaggtctttccttgattacgtcgacgacattagacagtatgccgaccggacttcggacgcaacgaacttcagataggcactgaccgccattcacagtggagccatcaacaccgactccctctcagtgaatggcggactacgagtcaaaccaccgcccatagcagacgtagagctggAGTTGCCttgcgaaaccagagtgaccctcgagcaacttcgttctggatattgtagcaggttaaactcctacttatccagaatagacccccaCATTCCTAATACATGTCCTGCGttcaatgagtctccgcatgacactaaccacctctttgcatgcccaacgagcGAGCCCCTCTCAGCTAACACagttttccctatggtccgaccccgtcgaaacagctcgtttcctgggcctcccgttagatgacctcgacgacaaccaaacaaCAAATATCTTAATTTAACGTCTTTTATGGGTTCttctttataattttccagTTAACAATCTCAATGCATCTAGGAGCAAGCGAATTACTTTGGAGTAAAACTGGACATATAGTAGATTTTAATTTTCCTGTTAACAATCTCAATGCTTCTAATCGCAAGCAAATTACTTTTGAGTAAAACTGGACATATAGCAGATTATAGGTTAAGATATATCCACGTGTGATTATTATTGAACCTTACTTGTAAAACCTTCCACATAATTTTTcccatattttcggtaaagagCATGAGATGTTGGTATGGGCGAAAAAGTGGAACAGATCCCTAAATATGACCGGaaaaatgtacatattatattaccaATAAGCCgattattgataaaaatataagaaatgcaaatatcaaacaaaaaaaaaagaagacattcaatattttcatgagTTCTCTGGGCACTTGAAACCATCaaaatttgctaagatatccaGGGCAACAAATAATATAGTTTTTTCGTAAAGCGTGTTATTTGACTGGGGTATATGAGGTCCTCATATTCGGTATATGGAGGCCGTGAAATTGTACGAAGAATTTCAACCGTTTGTAGATGATTGATGCAATACTATTTCTGCAAGGTTAATATACCGATATCATCATTGATGCATGATTTATAAATTGTAAATGTGGTGGAAAAATATCAAGGACCATAAATAATGATTATTGTTgcgatttttaaatgaaaaaatcaagcactaaaagTCGACATACAAAAAACAGATAACGTTATGTTAATACTTTTTTCGACGACCTTAGCATTTCCATAATGATTTTTTGATTtagaatttttatgattttcttcaccaataatgattaatttttcaaaaaattataaataactattatttttgagcaaaaaaaaattaaaaacataaataatcatgcaaagttaaataaatttttagataaCAGGTTTGTTATGAAGGTTTTTGCTAACTTTGTTGCAGGTCCTTTTAGAACACATCTCAAGAATGAAATTTATGGTATGGTATTTCCGCCCCtccgaaaataaaaaatcgaatattaaGCGCAACTATTGAGGTAGGGCCCTTCACACACTGGATATGTCCTGGTATGCATGGagattgcaaattttattaccATTGTATCCAAAACTTGACAGTTATTCAAAAAGTGTCGGCAAATACGATTGTAGCTGCAACGAGTTCatcgaaataataatttcttaccaaatttttttgttatttccaaAAGAGAAAAGGAAGATATATTTTTGTTCTAAAGGAGCTTGCAACGAAGTTAGCAAAACACTTCATAAGAAACCTGTGATTAAAAGTGTTTTATTTtgagcacaaaaaaaataaaatataatgattatttgtgatttttaatgtttttgttcaaaaataataactctatgattttttgcaaaattaatcattatccctaaaattgtgttatatgcgaagtaggtgtggttgtagtacaaattttcaaattcttatataaatatgccAAGATAATGTTGTGCAGAAATTGGTCGAATAATTTGGTGGATACCTATAACTTTGGcactttgtaaaatatgtgcataaaatctATTAGTGGTAAGACCACGTTTACCTTTTTAAAATACCCccgtttcaaatttatttttaccagTATATTTTCTTTCGATTTACGATTACGGATTTATGTCCATCAACAATACTAACCTCCTCAGATTGCCAAGGAACACATATGCAACTCTTACCAAAATATCTGCATTTTTATTCACATTATGCCTTGCACGAAAAAAAATGGACGGAATAATAGACAGACATAAAGAATTGAATTCGCCtcgagaaaacaaaaattaacagacattattttttataatttttttaataacatagagtttcaataaagtttaaatattatataagcaaaCATACCTGAACTCCTCCAGAAGGCTGATGTATCATGATCCGAGCATTGGGGAGGGAATATCTCATCCCTGTAGTACCTGCAGTTAACAGTAAAGAACCCATAGAACATGCTTGACCAACACACCATGTTGAAATTGGGGGTTTTACATACTGCATTGTATCATATATTGCCAGTCCTGCAGTTACAACTCCGCCAGGAGAattaatgtacatatgaattggtttgttaaaattttctgaTTGTAGAAATAACAGTTGGGCCACAACTAAGGAGCTTAGATCGTCATGTATCGGTCCCATTACACACACTATACGTTCCTTTAATAACCGTGAGAAAATATCGTAAGCGCGCTCGCCTCTACCCGTTTGCTCAACAACCATTGGAATAAGATGAATATATCTTTTGTTTGACGTTGTTTTTCCCTAAAACAATAACattgcaaacaacaacaaattaaataatataatctaAATAAACACAAGTCGTTCCAGAAAAACAATTTCAGGCTTTACTTCGAACAAaccacaattaaaattaaatacatacttgtatatattttttttcaaattcagcgTAAACTAcatgatgtttaaaaaaatatctgcatttaatttcattttagaaAAAAGCGGAAATCActattgcattaacttttgacattactcaagtatactccAGAACATGTTTTCATTCAGTTTTATGAAGATACTCACgtactgaccgacatattcagaATGTAGTGAATGGGAGCTGGCATAACTCGTGTATCGATTTAAAACCTTAGTACTAATTTGATCTACTTTTATAACTACCACCTCAAATACTTCATAGATTGACCCATGAATATGTTAAAAAgctcgattttatccatttttgacacaaaggcaCATTACTATCATATCATATTACCGATAGCTTGACTGGTGcttgatttaaaattgttatatatttatatggtatgtatatgaaaCAGGAGTGATTGTGGTCCAATTTAGCCCAGCTTCGCAATGTAACATAGGAATACCAGGATAATGTTAGGCACCAAATTTATGATTTCAtcttaaagtgggcggtgccccTAGATAAGGATAGATGTATGCACCGCTACCTATGGTCATTGTGACCTGTGACTCCTATGCATTCTAACACTAAATGCTTCggacgtgtttttttttaagaattatcgcacttttaatagttttcaacataaccgttatacaGGAAGTGGGCGTGAttaccacccgatttcacacacTTTCACATTGTGTGCGGAAGTGATAGAAAAACCCTCAGCTAGTGTAGTCGATATAGCTTTAGTTGATtgcgaaatatgtatattaaacattCTAGATGTTggcgccacgcccacttttaaaaacttttaaaccaAACATTCCCTTTCCATTAcgatcccctgtaccaaatgaATCATGGTgcagtaaacaaaaaataaatgttaccAATTTCttcaaaagaataaaaaacaaaattaaaagaaaattcaatAGAAAATTCATAATCGTGTGATAACTAAcgcaaaatatttcagaatttcTTTCTCTTGATCTTCTGGCggctatatctgtatatatttttgatctgGAGAAAGTAAATATAGGATTACCCATAGCCATAAGAACATCTTTGCTGGCATTTATGTTGCCGctataaatttttgaagaaatgaaAGTAAAGCATCAAGTCATCAAAAAGACAGATATTGACAGCAATGGTTATTTGTAATTTAGATAAGTTTTTCATAACATGTGCAATACGCATGCTCTTTTGGCAATATTAACAGCGGTGTCTAGACAACATCTCTTGCTTGTCAGCGCGCCGCGTTAAAtcaaagattttttttgttatcactATCGGTAATTGTAGCTGAGCCGAGCGAGCCCAACACCTTGATGAAGCGACAGAGGTCGAaggagggggaatcctcccACGGtacgaaatcgctaaactcgccagATCAATAGAGCTCGGTGTGTATGACCGCAGCAGGGGAAATAgagccatctcccatgatgagtgaAAGCGGGTAGCGGCCGCTGTTTttatgaaggtggtcaggggaagcgCTGGACCACCCCAAGATAtgaaagtgccgggtggaacctcggcaATTATAAACTCataaggtgtgccgacgaacggtcggcatTCCTTTATAAGGTGGGAAAGTTTGAaagggagcaaggctcgaggcggtggccaaatcggatctcccgaTGTGCCTTCGGGCTcgtgtctggcttccggccgaaccctcTACCCCAACCGAAGTTGAAGAGATATTGCGGTACTGCAATAATCTCCCCCAAATGGGAAAGTGGACATCGACCCTATCCTCTCGGATGTGGTGTGCAGGGGGGGGCGGCCCGTCAGAAGATGATGGATCCATTTTCAGTCTCGATCGCCTGTTCGAGGAGGCTGGGATCGATAGTACAgatgatggtgcggaactcgcactgctggagagaaGTTTGGAAGATGAGGATCCTCCAAACTAACCTCCAGCGCTCAAAGGAGGCCTGCGCCGATCTATTGCTTCGTCCTTATCCAagaaccgtggctgagcagcaACGGAATCTCTGGTTTAAGGACAAGAAGCCATAGgctcctggcggcaagcagcacaggtagaaccacAGCCTACTTGTTGATCAGaaatgaacttaacgtttttctttcgcttaatttcagcaacgaggatgTCGTCACTGGTAGGCTGAAGTGCTGGAGAACTCTGGTTTATCTCAGCCTAGCTGCTGAGGAGGGCTGTGGCAGACGCCAGGCACAAAAGAGCCGCAgtcttaataggctcggatgtcaattcaaggcacaccgtcgCGGAGAGCTCGAATATTAACGCAAGAGGAGAGTCccgttttgattttatttgtagtgtaGACCTTTCTAAATGcaataggggaaactgccctacCTTTGTGatagctagcagggcggaagtccttgacgttacgctagcctctaggggaATTTCTCCCTTGATTTCGAAATTGAGGGTTCTAGACGACCCTTCCTTCTTCGATCATAAGtatattggtttcagcttgAACGCCTCGCGCCCGGagctcaaaacctatagaaGTTTCAGGAATATCAACtgggtcctgtattgcaggaagcttcgtTCAGCTCTTTCAACCGCACCCTAAATGGATTCGATCCTAACTGCGGATGCGATTGATGAGCTCGTCGAGGCTTTCAGCTCagttagtagaactactcttgaaagcTACTGATCTCTGAGAACTCAAAAAAGCAAAGGGAAagccccttggtggacttcggagctaacggagatcagatcttcgagcagaatACTTTTCAACAAAGCAAGTAAAAGGGactctagtgacgactgggctTTGTCCAAGGCTGGACTGtcatttacaagtccgagttcAAGAAAACCAATAGAGCCTCGTGGAGAACCTTCTGCGGTAGTGTAGAGGTTTGTCATGATTCCTCACGGTTTaagcgcattcttgcaaaaaatcctactccatTGTGGTATCTGAGAAATGCAGATAGTAGTTGAACAACGAGCAGCGAGGAGTCAGTGAAGCCACAcctagatgctcattttccgctaAATTGCTCTGGGGGAACTTTAGGATGTCTGTACAGCCTTTTTGGACCTTTTGGATgatcgtcaccttacctgggcgttGAAATCTTTCAAACCCTTCAAATTCCCGAGGCCTGATGGCATTATACTAGCGCAACTACAGTGTACGGTCAAGATGTCATGTAGCTGACTGacccccatctacgcgaactggtTTAGATTGGCCCATGTCCCGAAGGCGTGGAGACCGGTTAAGGTTAGGTTTATTCTGAAGGCCGGTAAAAGGTCTCATGTCGGTggaaaagatttcagacccatcagccaatctgcgtttctgttgaaaacttTGGAGAGACTTATGaatctgtacattaggagcagaataccgaggggtaaactgttacgagcgcagcatgcctatatcaaagGCAGATCGGTAGACACTGCTTTGCTGTAGAGTGACAgtctatgctgatgatgtggttctatGGTTCAggaaaaattcttaaatatcGTATACGAGCTCACCaaagggtacctaaacgtgtTATTTA from Bactrocera oleae isolate idBacOlea1 chromosome 3, idBacOlea1, whole genome shotgun sequence includes the following:
- the ClpP gene encoding ATP-dependent Clp protease proteolytic subunit — translated: MLMQSLERIWKLSLGKTTSNKRYIHLIPMVVEQTGRGERAYDIFSRLLKERIVCVMGPIHDDLSSLVVAQLLFLQSENFNKPIHMYINSPGGVVTAGLAIYDTMQYVKPPISTWCVGQACSMGSLLLTAGTTGMRYSLPNARIMIHQPSGGVQGQATDIQIQAEEIIKLKKQLINIYVKHTKQCYDKLQQDMERDNFMSPEEAKRIGLIDHVLEHPPQTEAEGEVMTTLKHSNG